The genomic interval TCGGGGCCGAACCCGCGGCCGTGGACGACGCGTATCGCTCGCTGCGCGACGGCGTTCGCCATCCGGGGGTGCAGCCGCCGCGCAGCATCGCCGACGGTCTGCTGACCGGCATCGGCCAGAACCCGTTCGACCTGCTGCGGGCCGGCGCGGTCGAGGTCCTCACGGTCGGCGAGGACGCCATCCTGGCCGTGGCGCTCTTCTTCCTGCAGCGGATGAAGATCGTCGTCGAGCCGTCGTCGGCGACCGTGCTCGCAGCCATGCGCGCGCACCCGGCGCGTTTTGCGGGCCGGCGTGTCGGCGCGATTCTCACGGGT from bacterium carries:
- a CDS encoding pyridoxal-phosphate dependent enzyme — its product is GAEPAAVDDAYRSLRDGVRHPGVQPPRSIADGLLTGIGQNPFDLLRAGAVEVLTVGEDAILAVALFFLQRMKIVVEPSSATVLAAMRAHPARFAGRRVGAILTGGNTDLAWLGRTTG